AGTTCGATCGCTCGATCAAAGCCATTTCTTAACGCCACTCCTTTGCCCTGATTCACCTCATGGGTCAAGATTTCGAACTCAGGAAATTCTTTTAATATCTCAGGCGTATCATCCGTAGCGCCATCGTTGATCACGATGACATTATCGGTGTACATACTCAGCTTTTCGAGCACCGGTCGGATCTTCGGACCATTGTTGTAGGTAGGAACTAAAACGCAATATGTCAGCGTATCTACCTCAGGCTGCATCGAAGGTCGCTTGCTGTTTGAACATGATATCCTCGCCTTCTTTTGCTTTAAGACTTGCCTTCACTTTTAGCCCCTCTTCCGATTCTGCACAGTTGAAACTCAAGACCAGCTCAGGAGTAGCAGTAGGATCGATCATTCGGAGAAACTTCACATTGGCGGCTTTTTGCAGCTTCACTTTCTTACCAGTAGCTTTTTCTATGGCTCGTCTTAAAATCTCCATAGTCACCACACCCGGTAAAACCGGCTGCTGAGGAAAGTGTCCTTTGAAAACTTCATGGGCTGAATCGATAGTCAGAGCAATCTCATACTGCCCTTCCGACTCCACCAACTCTCCAAAGGATATTAGCTTTTCAAAATTTTCTTTATTCATGGCGATAATTATTCGGTAAAAACGGTTGCATCTGTCAGCGTATTCAGCTGATGATTCGAAAATTGAATCCGTCGAAAATCCGTTTCTGTCTCAAAGAAAACCAATTCTTTCAAGAGGAGCGACTCTTCATCAAACTTCAGACTTACTTTTTCGAACATGCGTTTCATGGTCTTCTTCGTTGGTAGCAGGTCTACCTCCACTACTCCATTAGCAAACCCAATATTCACATCAAAATCTCCACTCTGCAAAATCGAACCATCCATGGTAGTAAGCAAGAACCTTTTAAAACCTGCAATCTGCGGGCTATTGAGTGGAATGTTCTTTTTCTTTCCACCTTCCATTTTATAGGCTTCATCACTTTTGATCACAAAAGCATAAGCTTCAGGTGACTTTTGATCCCACTTCATCACTCCAGGTTTCATGAAGTAAAATTGACCACTAGCTTCCATGGTTTCATCTAGAAATGAAAACTCCTGTTCCTGATCAAAATCACTCACTATTGATGTCGTCTTCGCATTGAAAGCTTCCAATCGAGAAAGAAACTTCTCTACTCTATCCTGCGCTTCAACCTCTACTGTCAGGCAAATGATTGCCAACCCAAGCATCAAGCTGTATATCCTCTTTTTCATATTCGTTCTGTTATTGAGACAAAACACCAAATTCCATACCTCTTTTTCGAATTCCATCAATCAACTCTGGCAAAGCCTCACAAGTACTCTTGACTCGCTCGTGCATCAGCACGATATCCCCGGGTTTCGTTTGAGTAATCACCTTTTGCACCTTCAAAGAATCAAAATCATAAGCTGTATCATAGGTACGTAGCGACCAACCAATCATTTGCAGCCCGCGCTTCTTGATCACCTGAGCGACATTCGGGTTGGTGACACCAAATGGAGGTCTAAAATAGACTTCCTCCTTTCCACTCAAGTCAGTTAGTAGATTTTGTGCCCGCATAATATCTTTATCCAGGGCTGACCCAAACTTAAATCCAAATGCCGGTTCGTGCAGATAGGTGTGCCCACCTACCATATGTCCTTCTGCGATGATTCTTTTGACTAACTCGGGATGAGCCTCTACATTTTTACCGATCAGGAAAAACATGGCCTTGACTTGTTTCTCTTTTAGGATGTCTAAAGTCAAGGGAGTGAGCTCTGGGTGCGGCCCATCATCAAAGGTCAACATGACCCGATCACTAGCCACATGATTTTGTGCCTTCACAAAAAAATTGACCCCTGGCATCATAGACATGGCGAACAAAAACAGGGAATAAACGAAAATCAAGATGAATGGCGAGGCATAGGAGCTCATTCCTCTGGCCACCATGATCCAAAGTCCTAATTCAAGAAGTAAAAAAATGATTAAGCTCCAATGAAATTTAGACACGTCTGAGAAGGGTCAGTCCAGTATATTGCGCATTGCTCAAGTTGATCACTACTGAGAAATCACCTGCTTTCCCCTCATTCTTCAACTTGTCGTAGGCAAGGTGAAATCCAAATGCCGAACTACTAAAGTATCGGCCTATCCATTGCGTATATAGCTGATGATTGATATCCAGATCTGCTTCTTGTACCTCGTTCAAGCCTACAAAATTACCAATACTGTCATCGACACGCAGGTCATGCGCCTGTAGCAAGGCCTCCAGCTCTACTTCAATCTTCGAAGTAGAAACAATCTTTACATCAGCTACTTCGATTCCTGCATCGGACTCATCCTTCAGCACGAAGAAACTACAACCTTCAGCCAGTTCGTTTCGCATGTCTTCAGGCCAATCTACCGCTTTAGCCAGCTCGTCTAGCACATCTATTTTTTCGTCTACTCCGCCTAGCATTACTGCCTGATCACCTTCTTTGATTCGAAGCATAGCGTCCATCAGTGCATATTCGAAGGACAGTCCCTTCTGCACGTGTGTCATATTGTAGCGCTGGTTCTTCAGTTGCAATGCAATCTGACCAGAGACTGAGTTGTGGCCCGATTGGATGAAAGACAGTGGAGGAATCAAACTCCCCTCCTCGGCAAGAATTGAGGATTTCAAAAACTTTTCAGTATCCATCAAACAGCCCAATCCAGAACCTACGATGATCGCTCCCAAATCTTCCACTCCAGCCTGCTGCATGCATGCCTGACTGGAAGCCAAAGACATTTTCATCATTTTAGAAGCCCTTCTGATCATAGCTGGAGGGATAAAGTCCTTGTAATTGGGTTCTAGAAGTGCCAAATCATTGGCCTTCCCAATTTTCAGCTCATATAAATTTTCGTTGAGAAAACTTGGCTGACAGGTGATCGATACCGCGGATTGGATGAATACTTTTCTCATGCTTTTGTAAAGATCAAAGAAGTACTATTGCCTCCGAAACCGAAGGAGTTAGACATGACCGCATTAATTTCTTTGTTTTCCCATTCAGTAGTTGGTGTTCGTTCGCTACTGGTCATTTTATCCTTCCAGTGCAGATTAGGAAACACACAACCATTTTGAATACTCATGATCGAGTAGACTGCTTCTACTCCACCAGCAGCTGCCAATGTATGACCTGTATAAGCCTTGGTAGAACTAAAGGAAAGATCCAGATCACCAAATACACGATCAATCGCACTCAGTTCCGAATTGTCATTATTTTTCGTGGCAGTGCCATGGGCATTGAGATAGTCGATATCTGCAGCTTGCAGACCTGCTAGCTTTAGCGACTCCTGCATCGCCAGATAGGCACCATTCCCCTCTGGGGAAGTGCCGGTCTGATGGTAGGCATCGTTGGTATTAGCCCAGCCTTTACAGACACCCATTTTTTTATTCCCTGAAGCTGCCAGACTTTTTTCATTTTCCAGCAGTAGAAACCCTGCACCCTCACCCAGATTCAGTCCCACCCGGTTTTCATCAAATGGTCTGCAATACTCCGTATCATAGATCATGAGTGACCCAAATCCATCGACGGTAAAATCTGTCAATGCATCTGTACCTCCAACCACGACTCGATCCAGCATACCTGCCTTGATCATTCTAGCGCCAAGCATGATAGCATTGGCTGCCGAAGAACAGGCCGTGCTCAAGGTATTCACGTAATGAGTGATACCCAGCAGCTGCGCCACCATATCAGTGACTGTCCCCAGATCATGAGTTAATAAGTTTCGTATTTGAGTGGGATCCTGACGCATGTAGAGGGATTGAAAATGTCTTTCACTCAAATCCATGCCTCCGGTCGTGGTTCCATTGATGAAGCCAGTTCGCAAATCTTGGTCTAGGTCCGTTTCGGCTATGGCCTCCTTGCAGGCTAGCATCGCGATCAAGCCAGTACGTGGCACCTGCGCCTCTGCATCTAATCCAAGCAAAGTCTTCAGCTCCTCGTCAGACTTGAGTAGTCCTCCTTTCAGCTTAGGCCCTTTGTTTGTTTTGAAAAGAGTCACACCTGTTTTGGCTGCCTTTAGGGCACGTAGATTTTCTTCTACGCCTATCCCAAGGGCAGTCACCACTCCCATACCGGTCACGAATGCTTCCATCAATTCTTATTTGCCTCGATGTATTTGGCTAGTGTTTCTATTGAATAAAAAATATCTCTTGCCTCTTCTGGATTGCCTACTTTCAATCCATAGTTGTTGTCCAGAATCACGATGATCTCTAGCGCGTCGATAGAGTCAAGTCCCAAACCATCACCAAACAATGGCTCATCATCTTTGATGTCCGCCGGGGTTACCTCTTCCAGGTTTAGCTGTTCGATCAGCTTTTCTTTTAATTCTTGTTTTAACTCCATTATGCTCTCTTTTACTCCTTTGCTACGAAATATAGCTCTAACTCAAACGCTTCTTCCAAGACTTCCACCCAGCCTCCCAGCACGGCTTCAGCCTTATTTTGTGCCACTAGCACTTGATTGGTTTTCATCCAGCGATCCTGATCAAACTGATCCGCCAGAGTGAATAAATTTTCTCCATACCACTTGTTGCGAATCGCTATTTCACCCAACACAATATTAGGCAAAGTGTAGACAAAATTCGCTGGGCTGGCAGCCTTTCCCTCATTGATATTTTGCTGATGAACCCAGTCCGTATCCAAACTGGCCGATGCATTCTGAAAGTGAAGGGCGATCGCATCATCTTGATAGGATTCAAGATCGTGCTCCTGTTTCAGAAGCTCCACCCCTATTACTCCTAACTTAGATAAATTATCCATTTTATGGAACTTGGGATAGCTCATATTTAATGAATGATAGAATGCCGACATCAATCCTTTGAGCGTACCATCATTCTCAGGCAATGGCTGTGACTTGCCATTGATTTCGAAGAGGTCCTTCTTTATTACTATAGAACTAATTGCTTTCAACATTCAACCTTTCTTATCACAGCAGCAGCATTACATCCCCCAAATCCCGAAGTGGTCTTTAGTATGGTATTTAGCTGCATTGCTTTATTTTCTGTTAAGACATTGATTTTTTCTGTAGTACCTGGGCTTTCACACCCCTTGGTAGCCAACATCTCGTTGTTATCCATGGATTGCATGCACATCACAAGCTCTAGCAGACCTGCTGCTCCGAGTGTATGCCCAAAATAGCCTTTCATGCTGTTGACAGGCTGCTTGGTTAGCCCCATTCGATGAAAAGCAATGGACTCCATGTCATCATTGTAGCGAGTAGCCGTACCATGGGCCGAGATCGCATCGATCTGTCCCACTTGCAGAGCCGACTGCTTTAGTGCCTTGGTTATGGATCTATAAAGCCCTTCTCCAGTACGGGAGGGTCCTGAGATGTGGTTGGCATCATTGGCACTCGCTCCACCTAATACTTCTTTGGGGCAAGCCATAAAATCTTTTTTATCTCCTGTCACCACTGCCGTAGCAATCGCTTCACCCAGAGACAGCCCATTTCTATTGGCATCAAATGGCTTACATTCCCTGTCACTCAATGCCATAAAGGACTCGAATCCTCTACAAGTAAATTCAGAGAACACATCCGCCCCAATGACCATTACCTTGTCATAATTGTTGGTCGCTATATAATCATGGGCCATAACTACCCCAAGCAAGCCAGATATACAAGCATTGGACACCACCTCGATATCCATCTGAATATCCAGTTTGGACGCCACGACTTCAGCTACAAACTGGGGTCTTACCTCCTTGCTTAATCCGGCTGCTAATCGATCGACATCACCTTTCGTAGTACAAAATATCATCAACCACTTCCCTTCCAAATCATTCATTCTGGATAAGGAGTATTGACAACTCTGAAGGACCAGAGACTCTAATTTGGTAAGGCCTTTTTCAAGATTATAATCTTCTATTATACCAAAAGGAATGTTAGAAGGGGCATGATCGTAGTGTTCATGCTTTTTCAAACCGGAGATGCCCTGCTGTGCCTTTGCAAAATTGACATGGGCACCTACTCCCAGCGGAGAGATGATATGTTCGGCTCCTATATAACTCATCCTTCTTTCCAATCTGCTTGATTCATCCATTCGGTATAAAACTCCGGATAGGATAATTCCAACTCTCTAGATTTGGCATGGAGAAACACCTGCTCAGTTTTCCCAATACAGCTTACCTGTCCGTTTTCCAGATTGATTACTTCATATTCATGGATCAGTTTGGCGGATCTTGATTTGATCAATCTGCATCTAATCTCCAAGTTCTCACCAAATGTAAGTGGCGACTTGTAGTTGATGTCTGCATGTACAATCGGAACAAAATACCCATTGTTTGCTATATCCATATAGGACATCCCGATGCTCTCACCTAGTTTTTCTCTGCCATCTTCAAAATACTTCAAATAGTTGCCGTGCCAAACGACACCCATGGCATCCACTTCAGAAAATCTCGCTCTTACAGATATGCTTACTTCCAGATACTCCATTAGTCTTCTTGCTGAATGAGGATTTTCATCTCGCAAGAAATCAAATCCTGATTTCCTACTTTGCTACTACCTGAGATAATAGTTACATTCATCACATCATTCTTTATGGTTACGGTGGTTTCTATTTGTGCGCCGATTGGTGGCAGGTCAGTTACTTCTACTTTGCTCACACCCCCGATGAACCCAACAGGCACAGGGATATTCCTTAAATGACACTCATATCCGACCTTGGCAGCAGCCGTTTGGGCAATATTTTCGATCAGTCCTGATTCAGTCAATTTCCCATCCAGCACAAACATATTATTCTCGCTCACCTCCAGACGAGAAACAATTTCTTTTTCTCCACAGCTGATCACCTCGTCTATCATGACGATCGGAGCTTTTTGTGGTATATAGTCGGTAATATTTTCTCGGTCGATTAGTGCTTTCATTCGTGATGAAAAAAGTTATAGTAATTAAACCAATGATCGGGTTTTTCCCTCACCTTTTGTTCCAAAATGTCGGCGAAGCTTTGCCCAATGGCTTGGGGGTCCTTTCTATCCGCATCGGTAAAGTGAGCTGAAAAGAAGTAGTGAAAATCGCTTTTCTTGTGTGCAAAAACAAACGCAAATGGAGATTTCAATTTTGAAATCAACTGAAACGGTCCTAATGGAAACAGAGCCTTCTGTCCAAAAAAGTCTAAATCCAGTGTAGGTGCTCCTGGCAAAAATCGATCTGCATGCAGGCACAATACCTCCCCATTTTTGAGCGCATTGTAGATTTTGATCAAATGCCCCAGATCGTTATTCTGTGTTATGATTTCGTAATTCTGAACTCCCTGGCTAGCCAGATAATCTTTGATCTTTTCATGTTCATTGTCAAACATGAGAATGTTGATCTTTCGGTTGATCCCATCTAGTAACTGACCTGCTATATCCCAATTGCCATAGTGACCCGAAACCAAGATGAGCCCATTACCTTCATTGGCCAACTCTATGAGTTTGCTTTCACCACTGTTAGAATAGCTATACAAAGACTTGTTCCCTGCCGAAAAGGCAATTTTGTCTAGCAAGGATTGGGCTAAATTCAGGAAATTATTTCTGACAATAGGCTTGGCTTCCTTTTTGGACAACTTCAATGCCTTTGTGTAGAATGAAATAAGAGCTTCCTTTGGGGCTGACCCGAATAGATAGTAATAATAAGATACCCCTCTAAGTAATAAGTAGGCGGCTTTTATATTTACAAATTTCAGTGTCCATACAATAATACGGTACCCCAAAAGGGTACCTCTAGTACGTCCTGTCCATTTGCTCATTAGGCATGCTCGTGCTTATTGACGATGAAATCGTAAAAGTCATTGAGTGTAGAAATAGACTTAAAGTCCTCTCCAGTCACTTTAAAACCAAAATGACTTTCGATTACCACCACCAAATCCACATAGTCCAGACTGTCCAAATCCAGCGTTTCATGAAGCACACCGTTAGGATCGAGAGATTCCACCTCCACTTCAAATTCCTCCGCCAAAAATCCGTTCACCGTTTCAACTACTTCTTCTCTAGTCATAATTCTTAATGATAAGGGTTGAATTCGTGCCCCCAAACCCAAAAGAGTTAGAAGCTATCGTATCCAAATTCGACTTTTTTGATTCTGCAATAATATTAAGATTTCGGGATACTTCATCGGGATTCTCAAAATTGATGTTTGGAGCGATAAAGGAATTGCGCATCATGATCATACTGTACACTATTTCGCTAGCTCCTGCCATCCAGCATTCATGCCCAGTCATAGATTTGGTAGAACTCACTGGAGTTTTCCCTCCAAAAACGTCGAGAATAGCCTGAGCCTCAAACATATCCCCCTTAGGAGTGGATGTGGCATGCGCATTGACATAATCCACCTCGCTTGCCTTGATGCCCGCCATTTTGAGTGCACGGGTAATAGAATCTACCTGACCTTCGGTATTTGGATTAGAAATATGATCGCCGTTGGACGAAAAACCATACCCTGTAATCTCACCGAGTATGGTAGCGCCTCTGCGCTGTGCCGATTCCAATGATTCAATGATTACTGTAGCAGCTCCTCCACTGGTGATCAAACCATCTCTATCCTTATCAAAGGGACGTGAGGATTTAGCTGGATCATCTTCCCGAGTAGAGAACACGCCCAAACCATCGAAGCTACCAAAAGCATACATATTCACTTCCTGAGCTCCTCCACAGATAATCATGTCTTCTAGTCCAGACTTAATCATATGATACCCCACACCAATCGCATGCGAACCTGAAGCACAGGCAGCACTAATCGTAAAGTTGATCCCGCGCAATCTGAAGATGGTAGCCAGGTTCATATTAACAGTCGAGTTCATAGATTGAAAAATCGATCCAGAACCCACCAGCATGGTATCTTTCTTTTCGCGAATCACATCTACTGCATCGATCACAGCCCCTGCTGTAGAATCATTACCAAAAAGGATTCCCGCACGATTTTGATCTAAATAATCCTGGCTTACCCCTGCCATATCTAATGCTTCTTTGGTAGAAACATAGGCATACTTGGCTTCTTCCGACATGCCTAAACGGGCTCTTCTAGGTAAGTCTTTTTTCAAATCTGGTTCTGACACGATACCTGTCAAACAAGACCGATAGCCAAATTCTCTTCTTTCCAGATCAAGTCCTATTCCACTCTTTCCTTGCCTGAGGGAATCAGTTACTTCATCTACATTTTTGCCAATGCAGGAATAAACACCGTATCCTGTTATTACGACTCTCATATTATTATGAATACAATCCTCCGTTGATATTGATTACTTCACCCGTAATGTAGCTAGCTTTAGGCGAGGCAAGAAAGGAAACGAGATCGGCTACTTCCTGAGCCGAACCAAAACGATTCATTGGTACCAATTTCTTCAATTCATCCTCATTCAAATCCTGAGTCATATCACTGGTGATAAATCCAGGAGCTACTGCATTAACAGTTATTTTTCTTTTGGCCAATTCTTGAGACAATGCTTTAGTTGCCGCTATCATTCCACCTTTTGCAGCAGAATAATTGACTTGACCTGGCACCCCTTTCAATCCTGAAAGTGAAGCCATATTAATGATTCGCCCAGCGCGATTTCTCACAAAATGCTGAAGCAAATGACGTGTCACATTATACATACCTTTTAGGCTAGTCTGTACTACGTCATCAAAATCCTTTTCTTCCATGAAAACCATGAGGTTGTCTCTCGTAATACCTGCATTATTTACAAGTACCTCTACTTTAGACTCCTTATTGTTGGCCAACCAGTCGCTCAACGTCTTTTCAACTTCAGCATGATCCTGCACCTGAAACTTCAGCAATTCGGCTGTACCTCCTACTTCTTCTATTTGCTTTTTGGTTTCTTCTGCAGCGCTATCATTGGAGGCATAGTTGATGAGTATATGCAAGCCAAGATCAGCTGCTAAAGTCACAGCCACTGCTCTACCTATACCTCTAGAACCACCGGTTACTAATGCACACTTTCTCAAAATAAATTCTTTTCTGCGTTCAATAATTTTTTCTTCAACTTCATCTGATGCGGATGAAGCGCAATGTCTTGTTTCAAAGTTGGCACGATCTCCCTTACAAAGTTGTAAAACTCTCTTGTGGATGAGGCCTTTTGATCAATCTTATTGCTCAAATCAATGGCCTGTGCAATTGAAATTGTCAATATGGTCAACACCTCAAATGCATTGTCTATGACCTTTTGAGTCATCACTGCCGCATTTGTACCCATACTCACGATATCCTGATTGTCCCCATTGTTTGGAATACTATGGATATACATTGGCATGGACAAGGTTTGGTTCTCAGCTGTTGTCGACACAGCTGTAAATTGCATACCCTGAAGACCAAAATTAAACCCTAACTTTTCCATATTCAGGAATGGAGGGAATATCTGATTCAATTTAGAATGCATCAGGAAGTTCAATTGACGTTCCATCAACATAGTCAGTTTGGTCACTGCGATTTTTAATTTATCCATTTCCAGAGCAATATAGTCGCCATGGAAATTCCCACCGTGATAGACATTTTTAGTATCCATGCAAATGATAGGATTATCGTTTGCTGAATTCACTTCGTCCTCTACGATTTGCTTACAATATTCATAGGTTTCCAATACTGGACCTATCACTTGCGGCACACATCTAAGTGAGTAGTACTCCTGAACTTTTTCAGAAAAATACTCCTGCCCCTCGATATGCTCTTCGTTGAACAGGTGAGCATTTCTTTGTTTTAGAACACTACCATCCTTCACCAAGTCGCGCATGATACTGGCCACTTTTTGTTGGCCTTTGTGCAGCTTCGAGTTGTTGAGCTCTGACGAGAAAGAGTCATCGTATGAAGACGTCAACTCATTCATAATAGAGGAAGCATGAATGGCCCAACCGATCAACTTCTTCGCTTTGATCAAATTGACTGCCGCAATCCCGGACATACATGACGTACCATTGATCGCACCCAGACCATCTCTCAGCATCAGCTTGGCCGGCTCTATCCCTTCAGCCTTAAGGGCTACAGCAGTATCCACCACTTCGCCTTTGTAATAAACCTGCCCGTGACCAATCAAGGTGTGAGCCACATGAGCCAATTGAAGTAAGTCACCACTGGCTCCTACTCCACCATGGGTTGGAATACAAGAGATGATGTCTTTTTCCAAAAACTTCTCCAAAGTTTCCAGGTACTGTAGACTAGAGCCTGAATACCCTAATGCCAAGGTATTGAGGCGGCAAACCATCACGATTCGCGCATACTCTTCGGAGATGTATTCTCCCGTGCCATTACAGTGGCTATGTATCAGATTGTATTGAAGTTCTTCTAGTTTATCATCAGAGATTCGATATTGAGCCATTGGCCCAAATCCTGTGTTAATCCCATAAATGACTTTATTTTTAGAAAACTCTTTAAGAAAATCGTAAGAATTTTGAATTTTCTCTTTTTGCTCTGAACTTAAACGATAGCTATCTTTTCTATCGAATATTTCTTCTATTTTTTCAATTGTAAGTCTTCCCAACTATCGTAAATTTTACCAACGATTTGAACATATTTTTTGTCAACCCACAAATCTAATGATTTAATTGGCAGGTCCTAGTTTCACCTTTCCAATTCTGAAATTTCCACTGCGATCCTTTAATATTGCCACAGATTAAACCTTAAGAACAAGCATAGATTCATGCGCTTCAACCGTCTCCCTATATTCGTTTTGATCCTCGGTATTTTTTTCGGAGGTCTATACGCATTGCTGAATGTGAAAATTAATGAAAACCTCGACGAAACTCTACCCAATCAAAAAGGTTTTTCTACCCTTCAGTCCTGGATGGACAAACAAAAGAACCTGGTTGTTTTTTCATTGAAACTAGACCCTACTAATTCATTGGAAGAGGTAGAAACGAAAGCTGACTCTTTGAAATCAATCCTTCAGAAGAGCCAATTGGTTGAATCAATTCAGTATAAAAATGACATAGATCCACAGCAGTTTTTCAACCTGATCTATGACAACCTCCCCATCTACCTGGAGGAGAAGGACTATAATCAATTAGACAGCTTGCTAAAGCCTGAAACAATGGCCAGCAAGCTACAGGCCAACAAAAAAACGCTGCTCTCACCAGAGGGTATTGGCCAGAGAAAAAGACTCCTCGATGATCCACTTGGCTTTTCGAACCTCGCATTTAAGGGGTTCAGTAAAATGCAAATGACCGAAGAGATCATTCAAAATGGCGGGTATTTCTTATCAAAGGATCGCAGCAAATTGTTGATCAAAGCCCGAGTCAATTTCGATATTGCCAACAGTGAGGCCAATCGCATGGCTACTGAAAAGATGGATCAGATTGTAAATGAATGGAACAACAATCTATCGAATGCTGAACTGGATTATTTTGGCACATTCCTGATCGCAGATGTCAATGCCCGGCAAATCCAAAAAGACGTACGTGTAACGGTATCCATTGCTGTCTCTGCCATTTTGCTTCTCTTGATTTATTACTATCGCAGATGGGTTATTTTGGCTTTTTTCCTCGTCCCAGGTTTGTTCGGGGTATTAACAGCTGCTTTACTTATTTATTTACTGCAGGGGCAGATTTCTGGATTGGCACTGGCTGCCAGCGCCATTGTTTTTGGGATAGTGGCTGACTACTCTTTCCACTTTTTTACCCATTTCAAGGAGAATGGGGATGCCATCAAAAGTAGAAACGAAATTATGTTTCCGCTCTTGATCAGCGGAGGAACAACCATTGTAGCTTTTCTATCCCTGTATTTTGCAGACTCTAAAACACTCAAGGATTTTGGCCTTTTCACCTCTTTCAGTTTAGCAGGCACCTTGTTTTTTATTTTGGCTGGATTGCCATATATCCTTCGAATTTTCGAAAAGAAAATCTC
This is a stretch of genomic DNA from Reichenbachiella ulvae. It encodes these proteins:
- a CDS encoding 3-oxoacyl-ACP synthase gives rise to the protein MLKAISSIVIKKDLFEINGKSQPLPENDGTLKGLMSAFYHSLNMSYPKFHKMDNLSKLGVIGVELLKQEHDLESYQDDAIALHFQNASASLDTDWVHQQNINEGKAASPANFVYTLPNIVLGEIAIRNKWYGENLFTLADQFDQDRWMKTNQVLVAQNKAEAVLGGWVEVLEEAFELELYFVAKE
- a CDS encoding acyl-CoA thioesterase translates to MEYLEVSISVRARFSEVDAMGVVWHGNYLKYFEDGREKLGESIGMSYMDIANNGYFVPIVHADINYKSPLTFGENLEIRCRLIKSRSAKLIHEYEVINLENGQVSCIGKTEQVFLHAKSRELELSYPEFYTEWMNQADWKEG
- a CDS encoding LolA family protein, whose amino-acid sequence is MKKRIYSLMLGLAIICLTVEVEAQDRVEKFLSRLEAFNAKTTSIVSDFDQEQEFSFLDETMEASGQFYFMKPGVMKWDQKSPEAYAFVIKSDEAYKMEGGKKKNIPLNSPQIAGFKRFLLTTMDGSILQSGDFDVNIGFANGVVEVDLLPTKKTMKRMFEKVSLKFDEESLLLKELVFFETETDFRRIQFSNHQLNTLTDATVFTE
- a CDS encoding lysophospholipid acyltransferase family protein, yielding MSKWTGRTRGTLLGYRIIVWTLKFVNIKAAYLLLRGVSYYYYLFGSAPKEALISFYTKALKLSKKEAKPIVRNNFLNLAQSLLDKIAFSAGNKSLYSYSNSGESKLIELANEGNGLILVSGHYGNWDIAGQLLDGINRKINILMFDNEHEKIKDYLASQGVQNYEIITQNNDLGHLIKIYNALKNGEVLCLHADRFLPGAPTLDLDFFGQKALFPLGPFQLISKLKSPFAFVFAHKKSDFHYFFSAHFTDADRKDPQAIGQSFADILEQKVREKPDHWFNYYNFFHHE
- a CDS encoding 3-hydroxyacyl-ACP dehydratase — protein: MKALIDRENITDYIPQKAPIVMIDEVISCGEKEIVSRLEVSENNMFVLDGKLTESGLIENIAQTAAAKVGYECHLRNIPVPVGFIGGVSKVEVTDLPPIGAQIETTVTIKNDVMNVTIISGSSKVGNQDLISCEMKILIQQED
- a CDS encoding beta-ketoacyl synthase chain length factor, encoding MRKVFIQSAVSITCQPSFLNENLYELKIGKANDLALLEPNYKDFIPPAMIRRASKMMKMSLASSQACMQQAGVEDLGAIIVGSGLGCLMDTEKFLKSSILAEEGSLIPPLSFIQSGHNSVSGQIALQLKNQRYNMTHVQKGLSFEYALMDAMLRIKEGDQAVMLGGVDEKIDVLDELAKAVDWPEDMRNELAEGCSFFVLKDESDAGIEVADVKIVSTSKIEVELEALLQAHDLRVDDSIGNFVGLNEVQEADLDINHQLYTQWIGRYFSSSAFGFHLAYDKLKNEGKAGDFSVVINLSNAQYTGLTLLRRV
- a CDS encoding phosphopantetheine-binding protein — encoded protein: MELKQELKEKLIEQLNLEEVTPADIKDDEPLFGDGLGLDSIDALEIIVILDNNYGLKVGNPEEARDIFYSIETLAKYIEANKN
- a CDS encoding beta-ketoacyl synthase N-terminal-like domain-containing protein, yielding MSYIGAEHIISPLGVGAHVNFAKAQQGISGLKKHEHYDHAPSNIPFGIIEDYNLEKGLTKLESLVLQSCQYSLSRMNDLEGKWLMIFCTTKGDVDRLAAGLSKEVRPQFVAEVVASKLDIQMDIEVVSNACISGLLGVVMAHDYIATNNYDKVMVIGADVFSEFTCRGFESFMALSDRECKPFDANRNGLSLGEAIATAVVTGDKKDFMACPKEVLGGASANDANHISGPSRTGEGLYRSITKALKQSALQVGQIDAISAHGTATRYNDDMESIAFHRMGLTKQPVNSMKGYFGHTLGAAGLLELVMCMQSMDNNEMLATKGCESPGTTEKINVLTENKAMQLNTILKTTSGFGGCNAAAVIRKVEC
- a CDS encoding polysaccharide deacetylase family protein, with translation MSKFHWSLIIFLLLELGLWIMVARGMSSYASPFILIFVYSLFLFAMSMMPGVNFFVKAQNHVASDRVMLTFDDGPHPELTPLTLDILKEKQVKAMFFLIGKNVEAHPELVKRIIAEGHMVGGHTYLHEPAFGFKFGSALDKDIMRAQNLLTDLSGKEEVYFRPPFGVTNPNVAQVIKKRGLQMIGWSLRTYDTAYDFDSLKVQKVITQTKPGDIVLMHERVKSTCEALPELIDGIRKRGMEFGVLSQ
- a CDS encoding beta-ketoacyl-[acyl-carrier-protein] synthase family protein; this encodes MEAFVTGMGVVTALGIGVEENLRALKAAKTGVTLFKTNKGPKLKGGLLKSDEELKTLLGLDAEAQVPRTGLIAMLACKEAIAETDLDQDLRTGFINGTTTGGMDLSERHFQSLYMRQDPTQIRNLLTHDLGTVTDMVAQLLGITHYVNTLSTACSSAANAIMLGARMIKAGMLDRVVVGGTDALTDFTVDGFGSLMIYDTEYCRPFDENRVGLNLGEGAGFLLLENEKSLAASGNKKMGVCKGWANTNDAYHQTGTSPEGNGAYLAMQESLKLAGLQAADIDYLNAHGTATKNNDNSELSAIDRVFGDLDLSFSSTKAYTGHTLAAAGGVEAVYSIMSIQNGCVFPNLHWKDKMTSSERTPTTEWENKEINAVMSNSFGFGGNSTSLIFTKA
- a CDS encoding acyl carrier protein — its product is MTREEVVETVNGFLAEEFEVEVESLDPNGVLHETLDLDSLDYVDLVVVIESHFGFKVTGEDFKSISTLNDFYDFIVNKHEHA